A stretch of Carya illinoinensis cultivar Pawnee chromosome 14, C.illinoinensisPawnee_v1, whole genome shotgun sequence DNA encodes these proteins:
- the LOC122293499 gene encoding uncharacterized protein LOC122293499: MDKSWMQISDRFGSQEYAEGIKGFLTLARTYATSSKIRCPCVRCSNNYFLPISQVERHLFIKGIDKNYTTWIFHGEEEDLIISDDDDNVHEVDEDDDFIDEVDVMLRDIRAGGFPDVPISDSFHASGSTSVDTFSSQTFDQLLADSRRPLYEGCTKYSKLSFTVKLLHIKTLGGWSVKSFDMLLHLLKSAFPNALLPNSYQESRNLEKGLGFTYTKIHVCPNDCILYWRENLDKDECPKCKLSRWKFSNTKKRRIPQKVLRHFPLKPRLQRLFMSQKTSVDMRWHKDQRVIQQDILSHPANSEVWMTFDQEHAWFAEDPRNVRLGLASDGFNPFNNLAKPYSVWPVILVPYNLPPWLCMKDPFFITSLLIPGPRSPGNEIDVYLQPLIDELIDLWDNGVDTYDAKGKETFRLHAALLWTINDFPAYGNLSGWSTKGKMACPSCKEETDSMWLPYSRKHCYMGHRRFLPPGHIWRKKKTIFNGCAEHRDPPTMYSGEDVLIKLQNIPDANFGKAIKKRKRTTEEFNWTKKSIFFQLPYWSTIKIRHNLDVIHIEKNICDNILGTLMNISGKTKDHPNTRRDLSTLNIREELHLIQDGQRIRMPQACYTLYGFERTGFCNWLHGVKFPDGFASNIARCVSVSDCKISGMKSHDCHIFMQRLLPVAISGYLRQDVRLALTELSTFFKELCARTCKKEVLARLQSDIVVILCKLEMIFPPTFFDIMVHLAYHLPREALLAGPVQYRWMYPFERYLGKFKRYVKNKAYPEGSIAEAYIHVECLNFCSMYLHDVETRFNPPERNVDEGEEGVREGLSVFSQKVRPMGFASRHQLDDDAFIKARWYVLNNCTEIGEYINEHYMQVSEEYPNNADSMHAAKFLDWFKSQIQARRADNPSEVSDDLYALACGPDPWGASYSGCITNGIRFHTKKREEHRRTQNSGVMVISEQPGSEKLEFFGRLIDILELRYMGWRRVYLFKCEWFDISDSKRGIRMEPHLTSVNMLRTAYKDDPFVLASQASQVFYLKNHSIRGEWSVVQKVIHRNVYDLPRSSLIEDNESDSSDVDAYQEDNSGDAYVSVHADDTPLQTDMHRPNVEPEQVDVETLVMRRSNWDHFEQGFINDDTSEDNSDHNTELEGSIEEDSISTEDEMN; encoded by the exons ATGGACAAGAGTTGGATGCAAATCTCTGATAGATTTGGATCTCAGGAATATGCTGAAGGAATAAAGGGGTTCCTTACCTTGGCCCGAACTTATGCTACAAGTTCGAAAATTCGCTGCCCATGTGTCCGATGTTCAAATAATTACTTCCTACCTATAAGTCAAGTAGAAAGACACTTGTTCattaaaggtattgacaagaatTACACGACATGGATTTTTCAtggtgaagaagaagatttaatcataagtgatgatgatgataatgtacaTGAagttgatgaagatgatgactTCATTGATGAAGTTGATGTTATGTTACGAGATATTCGGGCTGGGGGATTTCCTGATGTTCCCATAAGCGATTCATTCCATGCTTCGGGTTCCACATCGGTCGATACCTTTTCATCTCAGACTTTTGACCAGCTGTTGGCTGATTCCCGGCGTCCTCTTTATGAAGGTTGTACAAAGTATTCTAAACTATCATTCACTGTCAAGTTGCTGcacattaaaacacttggtggTTGGAGTGTAAAGTCTTTCGACATGCTTTTACACTTGTTGAAATCGGCTTTTCCCAATGCCCTTTTGCCAAATTCATATCAAGAATCACGTAACTTGGAAAAAGGGCTGGGCTTTACTTACACCAAGATACATGTTTGTCCGAATGACTGCATACTTTATTGGAGGGAAAATTTGGATAAAGATGAGTGCCCGAAATGTAAACTTTCAAGGTGGAAATTTAGCAACACTAAGAAGAGGCGAATTCCTCAAAAGGTTTTAAGACATTTTCCGTTGAAGCCAAGGTTGCAGAGATTGTTTATGTCACAAAAAACATCAGTTGATATGCGGTGGCACAAGGATCAGCGTGTCATTCAGCAAGATATTCTAAGTCATCCTGCTAACTCTGAGGTGTGGATGACATTTGATCAAGAGCATGCTTGGTTCGCAGAAGATCCAAGAAATGTCAGGCTTGGTTTAGCTAGCGATGGTTTcaacccatttaataatttggctaaaccTTATAGCGTATGGCCAGTGATTCTTGTCCCTTACAACTTACCTCCGTGGTTGTGCATGAAGGATCCATTTTTTATCACTTCACTCTTGATTCCTGGACCAagatcaccaggaaatgaaatcgATGTTTATCTTCAGCCTTTGATAGATGAATTGATTGATCTATGGGATAATGGTGTTGATACATACGATGCAAAGGGCAAAGAGACTTTCAGATTGCATGCAGCATTGCTATGGACAATCAACGACTTTCCTGCTTATGGAAACCTCTCCGggtggagtactaaggggaagatGGCATGTCCATCGTGCAAGGAAGAAACAGATTCGATGTGGTTGCCATATAGCCGAAAGCATTGTTACATGGGTCATCGCCGATTCTTGCCACCGGGCCATatctggagaaagaaaaagactatTTTTAATGGGTGTGCAGAGCATCGTGATCCACCTACAATGTATTCAGGAGAAGATGTACTCATTAAACTCCAAAATATTCCTGATGCAAATTTTGGCAAagctataaagaaaagaaagcgtaCCACAGAGGAGTTCAATTGGACCAAGAAAAGTATCTTCTTTCAATTGCCATATTGGTCGACTATAAAGAttagacataatctagatgtaATACACATTGAGAAGAACATATGTGACAACATCTTAGGAACTTTGATGAATATCTCTGGCAAAACTAAAGATCATCCTAATACACGTCGTGACCTTTCCACTCTCAATATAAGGGAGGAGTTACACCTTATTCAGGATGGACAACGCATTCGTATGCCACAAGCATGTTATACGTTGTATGGATTTGAGCGAACTGGTTTTTGTAATTGGTTGCACGGTGTGAAATTCCCGGATGGTTTCGCTTCAAACATTGCCAGATGTGTTAGTGTAAGTGACTGCAAAATCTCGgggatgaaaagtcatgattgccaTATTTTCATGCAAAGATTACTTCCTGTTGCAATTTCTGGATACTTACGCCAAGATGTACGGTTGGCACTAACTGAGCTAAGCACTTTCTTCAAGGAATTGTGTGCTAGAACATGTAAGAAGGAGGTCTTAGCGCGGCTTCAATCTGATATCGTCGTTATTCTTTGcaagcttgagatgatttttccgCCTACCTTTTTCGACATAATGGTGCACTTAGCCTATCACTTGCCACGTGAGGCCCTGCTTGCAGGGCCagttcaatataggtggatgtatcctttcGAGAGATATCTCGGAAAATTCAAgagatatgttaagaataaggcCTACCCGGAAGGTTCAATAGCTGAGGCCTATATCCATGTTGAATGCTTGAATTTTTGTTCCATGTACCTCCATGATGTTGAAACTAGATTCAATCCTCCTGAACGTAACGTCGATGAAGGAGAAGAGGGTGTACGAGAGGGACTATCTGTTTTTTCACAAAAGGTGCGACCCATGGGTTTTGCATCACGTCACCAATTAGACGATGATGCTTTTATAAAAGCCAGATGGTATGTTCTTAATAACTGCACAGAGATTGGAGAATACATAAA TGAGCACTACATGCAAGTAAGTGAAGAGTATCCCAATAATGCCGATAGTATGCATGCTGCAAAATTTCTAGACTGGTTCAAGTCACAA ATTCAAGCTAGGCGTGCTGATAATCCCTCAGAAGTTTCGGATGATCTATATGCCTTAGCATGTGGTCCTGACCCTTGGGGTGCGTCCTATTCTGGTTGCATAACCAACGGTATAAGATTTCACACAAAAAAACGGGAAGAACATCGTCGCACCCAAAACTCCGGTGTCATGGTCATTAGTGAACAACCAGGATCTGAAAAACTTGAGTTCTTTGGTAGACTAATAGACATTTTGGAATTACGCTACATGGGGTGGCGTCGTGTTTACTTATTCAAATGTGAATGGTTTGACATCTCTGATTCCAAACGAGGGATACGTATGGAACCACATCTTACTAGTGTGAATATGTTGCGGACAGCTTATAAGGACGATCCATTTGTTTTGGCATCCCAAGCATCACAGGTATTTTACCTAAAAAATCACAGCATCCGTGGGGAATGGTCTGTAGTCCAAAAGGTCATACATAGAAATGTCTATGACCTTCCACGATCATCCCTTATTGAAGATAATGAATCTGATTCTAGTGATGTTGATGCATACCAAGAGGATAATTCTGGTGATGCTTACGTGAGTGTCCATGCTGATGACACCCCACTGCAAACAGACATGCACAGGCCGAATGTTGAACCGGAGCAGGTTGATGTTGAGACGTTGGTAATGCGAAGGTCTAATTGGGACCACTTTGAGCAAGGTTTTATCAATGACGATACCAGCGAAGACAATTCAGATCACAACACCGAACTAGAGGGTAGCATAGAAGAAGATAGCATCTCAACGGAGGATGAGATGAACTAG
- the LOC122293500 gene encoding replication protein A 70 kDa DNA-binding subunit B-like, protein MDPRHQRGLYQFQWTINSKTIVEEIEEDEPALRPPEYNLVPLNELGVHIDTDAEIDILALAIHMNPPNEVNTNHGKSLIQEIYLIDPGLKLLRLTMWNRFVHDECREISDLILAKPIILGTRIKVSSYNGLSLSSRLTSVFIVEPLLSSFVALRTWAAQNDKLLEEIIGNSFGSASSSSTDPIIKVFEIAEKLISAPAMARSTYLVRGKFRMVDFHQSFHYVSCENCNKATGYDLSENFICYSCKNAAIARARCRVYLDVYDDTTSTPVIFGSLAEEILGCIAVDLIDRTYEEHLPYIENIANNIENNEWIIVLGAQMNESGRLRQNKLTVLSVNNVPGTAE, encoded by the exons ATGGATCCAAGGCATCAAAGAGGACTATATCAGTTTCAATGGACAATAAACTCCAAGACCATTGTTGAAGAGATCGAAGAAGACGAGCCAGCACTTAGACCGCCAGAATATAACCTTGTTCCTTTGAATGAACTTGGCGTACACATAGACACAGATGCTGAAATAG ATATTTTGGCACTTGCAATTCATATGAACCCGCCAAATGAAGTGAATACGAACCATGGAAAATCGTTGATCCAAGAGatatacttgattgatccaGG tcTAAAACTCCTGCGTTTAACAATGTGGAATCGCTTTGTTCATGACGAATGCCGCGAAATTTCTGACCTTATTCTGGCAAAGCCAATTATTTTAGGAACACGGATCAAAGTTTCTTCTTATAATG GCCTATCGCTGTCATCAAGACTGACGAGTGTCTTTATTGTTGAACCCCTTCTTTCATCTTTTGTTGCATTACGTACATG GGCAGCACAAAATGATAAATTGCTGGAAGAAATCATTGGAAATAGTTTTGGATCAGCTTCAAGTAGTTCTACCGATCCAATCATAAAAGTATTTGAAATCGCAGAAAAACTGATATCTGCTCCAGCAATGGCG AGGTCCACATATTTGGTTAGAGGCAAATTTAGAATGGTTGATTTTCACCAGTCATTCCACTACGTATCATGCGAGAATTGTAACAAGGCAACTGGCTATGACCTCAGTGAAAACTTCATATGTTATAGTTGCAAGAATGCAGCAATTGCACGGGCAAG GTGTCGAGTTTATTTAGATGTGTATGATGATACCACATCGACACCCGTTATTTTTGGATCTTTGGCAGAGGAAATTTTGGGATGCATAGCTGTTGATCTTATAGACCGTACATACGAG GAACATCTGCCTTATATTGAAAACATTGCAAACAACATTGAAAATAATGAATGGATCATAGTCTTGGGCGCGCAGATGAATGAATCTGGGAGGTTACGCCAAAACAAACTTACTGTATTATCTGTTAATAACGTCCCAGGAACAGCAGAATGA